A portion of the Longimicrobiaceae bacterium genome contains these proteins:
- a CDS encoding VanZ family protein, which yields MGLVVWLVVVLLWLVATPSGSGNARLELTLPGKPREIVGNFLLLAPLAIVWATTMVSGGWGGPIIRLGAGLAIISSAIELAQGVLPMIGRVVSPYDVLLNVSGGLIAAVAAMWLKQRRYRARPILAALAAVLFLTILASMVHANRTASVLFRLRGWNPEYAVAVGDEVGGRRAYDGRVSNATICAGRADERICLGAGAGQGRRRRLADLAERTQFVEVAADVVARSEVQFGPTRIVTFSQNRSLRNLTLGQQWRALVFRARTLRSGPNGNRLEFYLPDAIRAGTRAHVSATYDRGLITMSSRSEAEVVSAAYPTDLLSSWWLVRPRKRPVEPRHLTLASSVGALVLFLPVGLAVSGALSLPRVLSLLTAAGAAVGMLYLLNGLVGAVAAPQGALLVAAAAMMGSWTATLYWRPRLRARRGGR from the coding sequence ACTTTCTGCTCCTGGCTCCGTTGGCCATAGTCTGGGCCACGACTATGGTCAGCGGTGGTTGGGGCGGACCGATAATTCGGCTAGGGGCAGGACTGGCGATTATCAGCAGTGCTATCGAGTTGGCGCAGGGAGTATTGCCTATGATCGGGCGGGTCGTCTCGCCCTATGACGTCCTTCTCAACGTCTCCGGTGGATTGATCGCGGCTGTGGCCGCGATGTGGCTGAAGCAGCGCCGGTACAGGGCGCGTCCGATACTCGCAGCCCTCGCAGCGGTCCTCTTCCTCACAATACTCGCCTCAATGGTCCACGCTAACCGGACTGCCTCGGTTCTGTTCCGCCTCCGAGGCTGGAATCCAGAATACGCGGTGGCGGTTGGTGATGAGGTGGGTGGGCGACGGGCGTACGATGGTCGGGTGAGCAACGCGACGATTTGCGCCGGGAGAGCAGATGAGAGAATCTGCCTCGGGGCTGGTGCCGGGCAGGGGCGGCGCCGGCGTTTGGCGGACCTGGCAGAGCGGACCCAGTTCGTCGAGGTGGCCGCCGACGTGGTGGCGCGGTCGGAGGTGCAATTCGGCCCGACCCGAATCGTGACGTTCTCACAGAACCGTTCTCTTCGCAATCTGACCCTCGGACAGCAGTGGCGGGCGCTGGTCTTCCGCGCGCGCACCCTGCGTAGCGGTCCGAACGGCAACCGGCTCGAGTTCTACTTGCCCGATGCAATTCGTGCCGGTACCCGCGCCCACGTTTCCGCCACCTATGATCGCGGGCTGATCACTATGAGCTCCCGTAGCGAGGCTGAAGTCGTTAGCGCCGCGTATCCGACCGACCTCCTGTCCAGCTGGTGGCTCGTTCGTCCACGCAAGCGGCCAGTCGAGCCCCGCCACCTTACATTGGCCAGCAGCGTCGGTGCGCTCGTCCTGTTCTTACCAGTTGGGCTCGCGGTATCCGGCGCGTTGTCGCTGCCACGTGTGCTTTCCCTGCTGACCGCCGCAGGTGCGGCAGTGGGGATGCTCTACCTGCTCAACGGCTTGGTCGGCGCGGTCGCCGCGCCCCAGGGCGCACTGTTGGTGGCAGCAGCGGCGATGATGGGATCCTGGACGGCAACGTTGTACTGGCGACCCCGCCTGCGGGCGAGGAGAGGCGGAAGATGA
- a CDS encoding glycosyltransferase: protein MKTVTMGLPIYKRLEYLPQVLPIIEAQDYPAIDLLVSDNGTNGSRVREIVEQHYSRPFRFRQNPVTVDINQHFNQLVAEATGEYFVLLCDDDEISPNYVSELVALLERHPDIDVAFSRQESIDEQRTLKGRSVDDLPERVPGDKFMLLRANYKVSGIRNTVTHLSRTVRLRECGGWPTFPRSIFSDEALVMKLALGRDVAFSRACVFRNRVYPASFGTTSSCRDLAAASRQFLRFVNDGPEVVAFAAAHPLRASELRKTLSRSIWSQYYRVWRSRYRSRLPYVEWVRAGFGMPPIAGYYARLAWPLAHYSLRALARSALPASYRARRRTGARGGKDSNSAGLPPGQSE, encoded by the coding sequence ATGAAAACGGTGACGATGGGCCTACCGATCTACAAGCGCTTGGAGTATCTGCCCCAGGTCCTGCCCATCATCGAGGCTCAGGACTACCCGGCCATCGATCTGCTGGTTTCCGATAACGGCACCAACGGGAGCCGGGTGCGTGAGATAGTGGAACAACATTATTCACGCCCCTTCCGCTTCCGGCAGAATCCGGTCACCGTCGATATCAACCAGCACTTCAACCAGCTCGTCGCCGAAGCGACGGGCGAGTACTTCGTCCTTCTCTGCGATGACGACGAGATCAGCCCCAATTACGTCTCGGAGCTGGTGGCGCTGCTCGAGCGCCATCCCGACATCGACGTAGCCTTCTCGCGACAGGAATCAATCGACGAGCAGAGAACGCTCAAGGGCCGCTCGGTCGACGACCTTCCGGAGCGGGTCCCGGGCGACAAGTTCATGCTATTGCGAGCCAATTACAAGGTCTCTGGAATTCGCAATACCGTGACCCATCTGTCGCGCACCGTGCGGCTGCGCGAGTGCGGGGGATGGCCGACCTTCCCGCGGAGCATTTTCAGCGATGAAGCACTGGTCATGAAGCTCGCGCTCGGCCGAGACGTCGCTTTCAGCCGCGCCTGCGTGTTTCGCAACCGAGTATATCCGGCGAGCTTCGGTACGACGAGCAGCTGCCGCGATCTAGCGGCGGCGAGCCGGCAGTTCCTGCGCTTTGTCAACGATGGTCCCGAAGTAGTTGCATTTGCCGCTGCGCACCCACTCCGAGCTTCCGAATTGAGGAAGACCCTGAGCCGCTCCATCTGGTCCCAATACTACAGGGTATGGCGGTCCCGCTATCGGAGCCGTCTCCCCTATGTCGAATGGGTTCGCGCCGGCTTCGGCATGCCGCCGATTGCAGGATATTACGCTCGCCTCGCCTGGCCGCTGGCGCACTATTCGCTTCGCGCGCTCGCTCGATCAGCTTTGCCCGCGTCCTATCGCGCTCGCCGCCGTACAGGAGCCCGCGGGGGGAAGGACTCCAATTCCGCGGGTTTGCCTCCCGGACAGTCCGAATAG
- a CDS encoding glycosyltransferase family 4 protein, whose amino-acid sequence MHTLRPERGLATRLRRRLNRMAIRNDFARHRRMRSPGFDLFSDDRALFAREVPQQIPPCDVVNLHWVRGLVDVRSFFQTLAVPIVWTLHDMNAFTGGCHYSDGCDRYTASCGMCPQLGSCKQGDLSRQVWARKMAALRGRLSPRVSIVAPSVWLAREAERSSILGRLPIYVIPYGLDTETFRPRDRAASRRGLGIPEGARVLLFVAQSTENRRKGFPLLIEALGSLSGRVPDLLLVSVGQGSPETGGLPHLSLGSVSTDDMLATIYSAADLFVAPSLQDNLPNTVLESLACGTPVVGFKTGGLPDMVRSGSTGALVPTGDVRSLSEAIVSLLNDQSLRSGLSNECRRIAVSEYALHHQAERYQALYADLVEPQQDIQLRAG is encoded by the coding sequence GTGCACACGCTGCGACCAGAGCGTGGCCTGGCCACGCGCCTTCGGCGCCGACTCAACCGTATGGCGATACGGAACGACTTCGCGCGCCATAGGCGGATGCGCTCGCCGGGATTCGATCTGTTCTCCGACGATCGAGCATTGTTTGCGCGCGAGGTTCCCCAACAGATCCCCCCGTGTGACGTCGTCAACCTGCACTGGGTCCGCGGGCTTGTGGATGTCAGAAGCTTCTTCCAGACGTTAGCGGTTCCGATCGTCTGGACGCTTCATGACATGAACGCCTTTACGGGGGGGTGCCACTACAGCGACGGGTGCGACCGCTACACAGCCTCCTGCGGGATGTGCCCGCAGCTGGGGTCCTGCAAGCAGGGAGATCTTTCTCGACAGGTGTGGGCGCGGAAGATGGCCGCCCTGCGAGGCCGTCTCTCACCGCGCGTGAGCATCGTCGCGCCCTCGGTCTGGTTGGCACGCGAAGCGGAACGCAGCTCCATTCTGGGGCGACTCCCCATATATGTGATCCCTTACGGTCTGGACACGGAGACCTTCCGTCCACGCGATCGCGCCGCCTCGCGTCGCGGGCTTGGGATTCCAGAAGGTGCTCGGGTGCTGCTGTTCGTCGCTCAGTCAACCGAGAATCGACGCAAGGGTTTTCCCCTGCTGATCGAAGCTCTCGGCTCTTTGAGTGGAAGGGTGCCGGATCTGCTCCTGGTGTCAGTCGGGCAAGGATCGCCGGAGACAGGCGGCCTTCCTCACCTCTCGCTCGGTTCGGTGTCGACCGACGACATGCTCGCCACAATTTACAGCGCTGCGGATCTCTTCGTAGCGCCTTCTCTGCAGGACAATCTTCCCAACACGGTGTTGGAATCCCTCGCCTGCGGTACCCCCGTAGTCGGCTTCAAGACCGGGGGTCTCCCCGACATGGTTCGCTCCGGAAGCACAGGGGCTCTAGTGCCGACGGGTGACGTCCGCTCTCTGAGCGAGGCAATCGTAAGCCTGTTGAACGATCAATCCCTGCGTAGCGGTCTGTCGAACGAATGTCGCCGCATCGCTGTCTCGGAGTACGCATTGCACCACCAGGCTGAGCGGTACCAGGCACTATACGCTGATCTGGTCGAGCCACAGCAAGACATTCAGCTGCGGGCTGGTTAG
- a CDS encoding glycosyltransferase family 2 protein — MHTTPTKSHPHPSLAELPAPPKGKTGWPWTEQSEPLPETLPGGKPWPRISVVTPSYNQARFLEETIRSVLLQGYPNLEYFVMDGGSKDGSQDIIRKYEPWLTGWVSERDRGQSHAINKGWSRSTGEIRAWLNSDDVYQPDALRAAVLALERYPDAAAVFSDCNYVDAEGRLLVRRVPGEVDLLRLLRSLVSWVPQPTSFIRASVLEEVGLLDEEAHFSMDYDLWLRVSLKHRLQYVNGVWAATRMHEDAKTVALHRQVWENKGTVLYRILASPELPAAIRAEADALFSSYYLKLGCVYLQDGSTREALGYFARAVLRHPPALLQWRTWREPIRSAGKLVRRGPRQQYWPASPDA; from the coding sequence ATGCATACGACACCAACCAAGTCGCACCCTCACCCCTCGCTCGCCGAGCTTCCAGCACCTCCCAAGGGGAAAACGGGCTGGCCGTGGACCGAGCAGAGCGAGCCACTACCTGAAACCCTCCCGGGGGGGAAGCCATGGCCGCGCATCAGCGTGGTCACACCGAGCTACAACCAAGCGCGGTTCCTGGAGGAGACGATTCGCTCCGTTCTGCTCCAGGGGTATCCGAATCTGGAATATTTCGTAATGGATGGCGGCTCCAAGGACGGCAGCCAGGACATCATCCGCAAGTACGAACCGTGGTTGACGGGCTGGGTGAGCGAGAGGGACCGGGGACAGAGCCACGCCATCAACAAGGGATGGAGCCGCTCGACCGGGGAGATACGGGCCTGGCTTAACTCAGATGACGTGTACCAGCCGGACGCGCTTCGCGCAGCCGTGCTGGCGCTGGAACGCTACCCTGATGCCGCCGCCGTTTTCAGCGACTGCAACTACGTTGATGCGGAGGGGCGTCTCCTCGTGCGGCGCGTTCCGGGGGAAGTGGACCTCCTTCGGCTCCTGCGCAGTCTCGTGAGCTGGGTGCCGCAACCCACCTCCTTCATTCGCGCCTCGGTCCTCGAAGAGGTCGGTCTGCTGGACGAGGAAGCGCACTTCTCGATGGATTACGACCTGTGGCTACGGGTCAGCCTCAAGCACCGGCTACAGTACGTGAATGGGGTCTGGGCGGCGACACGCATGCACGAGGACGCGAAAACGGTCGCCCTTCACCGGCAGGTGTGGGAGAACAAAGGTACGGTGCTCTATCGAATTCTGGCCTCTCCTGAATTGCCCGCAGCGATCCGCGCTGAGGCCGATGCACTGTTCAGCAGCTATTATCTCAAACTTGGCTGCGTCTATCTCCAGGATGGTAGCACCAGAGAGGCCCTCGGCTACTTTGCCCGCGCTGTCTTGCGCCATCCGCCGGCGCTCCTCCAATGGCGAACCTGGCGCGAGCCGATTCGGTCAGCCGGGAAGCTCGTACGCCGCGGGCCCCGCCAGCAGTACTGGCCCGCCTCGCCTGACGCATGA
- a CDS encoding alkaline phosphatase family protein, which produces MALKIPGFGARRKRPRVAVIGLDCAEPSLVFDKLAGELPNLDRLRRRGLYGELESVIPAITVPAWSCMTSGKDPGALGVYGFRNRSDYSYDGLFVANSEAIREPRLWDILTREGLYSIVLGVPGTYPPRPVNGVTVSSFLAPSIEHEYTYPPELKEEIKAWVGTYMLDAEGFRTEEKAQLLERIYTMTQRRFEVARRLIRSRPWDLFMMVEMGVDRIHHGFWKAMDPLHRGHDPSSPFRDAIPDYYRYVDREIGTLLEALGPDTHVLVVSDHGARRMDGGICINEWLIREGYLVLAEEPDLSRGPVKFQQLKVDWSRTRAWAEGGYYGRVFLNVRDREPQGVVAPEEYELLRDELTRELEALGDENGNPIGTRCFRPQDLYDSAQGVPPDLLVYFGNLAWRSVGSVGWGTIHVFENDTGPDDANHAQQGILIYSDPGRNLGGKRLEGLHLLQVAPTVLRLLRREVPFDMQMEPIAEICEEAVAAR; this is translated from the coding sequence ATGGCCCTCAAAATTCCAGGCTTCGGAGCGCGCAGGAAACGGCCGCGCGTAGCGGTCATTGGACTGGACTGCGCGGAGCCCTCGCTCGTGTTCGACAAGCTTGCGGGTGAGTTGCCGAACCTGGATCGCCTTCGTCGGCGCGGCCTCTATGGCGAGCTGGAGAGCGTGATCCCGGCCATCACGGTCCCGGCTTGGTCGTGCATGACCTCCGGCAAGGACCCCGGGGCGCTGGGTGTCTACGGCTTCCGCAACCGGTCGGACTACTCCTACGATGGCCTTTTCGTGGCGAACTCCGAGGCCATCCGGGAACCCCGCCTTTGGGACATTCTGACGCGAGAGGGGCTGTATTCCATCGTGCTGGGAGTGCCAGGTACCTACCCTCCACGCCCTGTCAACGGCGTGACAGTTTCGTCATTCCTCGCTCCGAGCATCGAGCACGAGTACACCTATCCCCCGGAACTGAAGGAAGAAATCAAGGCTTGGGTGGGCACATACATGCTGGATGCGGAGGGCTTCCGCACCGAGGAGAAGGCGCAGCTGCTGGAACGGATCTACACCATGACCCAGCGGCGTTTTGAGGTGGCTCGCCGGCTCATTCGCTCCCGGCCATGGGACCTGTTCATGATGGTGGAGATGGGTGTGGATCGCATCCATCACGGTTTCTGGAAGGCGATGGACCCGCTCCATCGGGGGCACGATCCGAGCTCACCGTTCCGCGATGCCATTCCCGACTACTACCGCTACGTGGACCGGGAGATCGGGACGCTACTCGAGGCACTGGGTCCCGACACGCACGTGCTCGTCGTATCCGACCACGGAGCTCGCCGCATGGATGGCGGGATCTGCATTAACGAGTGGCTGATTCGCGAGGGCTATCTGGTCCTGGCCGAGGAGCCGGACCTATCCCGCGGCCCGGTGAAATTCCAGCAGCTCAAGGTGGACTGGAGCCGTACGCGCGCTTGGGCCGAGGGTGGCTACTACGGCCGCGTCTTCCTGAACGTGCGCGACCGGGAGCCGCAAGGCGTCGTGGCTCCTGAGGAGTACGAGCTGCTGCGCGATGAGCTGACGCGAGAGTTGGAGGCACTGGGAGACGAGAACGGCAACCCCATTGGCACGCGCTGCTTCCGACCGCAGGACCTCTACGACTCGGCGCAAGGGGTGCCGCCCGATCTACTGGTGTACTTCGGAAATCTCGCCTGGAGATCGGTGGGGTCGGTGGGTTGGGGGACAATCCACGTGTTCGAGAACGACACAGGTCCCGACGACGCGAATCACGCCCAGCAAGGGATTTTGATCTACAGTGATCCAGGCCGCAACCTGGGTGGGAAGCGGCTGGAGGGACTGCATCTGCTGCAGGTTGCCCCAACGGTGCTGCGCCTGCTACGGCGCGAAGTGCCGTTCGACATGCAGATGGAACCGATCGCCGAGATTTGCGAAGAAGCTGTGGCCGCGCGATGA
- a CDS encoding class I SAM-dependent methyltransferase: MSRSDELLCCEACQQRYPVIEGVPFLFEAKVLDDYVAADRSTERPLPAWPTRVRGGAYHWREYRIEELLPPVEEARRVLLLGCGDSGERPYLNERGFEVVAFDIKRTSGTDFVADAHLLPLQDASFDVVISMQVLEHLHSPWIAVGEIARVLRPGGWFVGSVAFLKPYHKSYFHMTHMGVMRLLDEAGLRTDRVAGAQSLAYTLYGGMVPLGSRPVRRALLGAFDRALHGVRAGAWTLRRRISADQRTDRFRVGLPLSFREYDHLVRAPAIVFRAQKDV; encoded by the coding sequence GTGAGTCGCTCGGACGAGCTTCTCTGCTGTGAGGCCTGCCAGCAACGCTATCCCGTGATCGAGGGGGTGCCGTTTCTCTTCGAAGCTAAGGTTCTGGACGACTATGTCGCGGCAGACCGCTCGACGGAACGCCCCCTTCCTGCGTGGCCTACCCGCGTCCGGGGTGGCGCCTATCACTGGCGGGAATACCGAATCGAGGAGCTCCTCCCGCCTGTAGAGGAGGCCCGACGAGTGCTCCTGCTCGGCTGTGGGGACTCGGGGGAGCGTCCCTATCTGAACGAGCGGGGGTTCGAGGTGGTCGCGTTTGATATCAAGCGCACGTCGGGTACAGACTTCGTGGCCGACGCGCACCTGTTGCCCCTCCAGGACGCGTCTTTCGACGTGGTGATTTCGATGCAGGTGCTGGAGCATCTCCATTCGCCGTGGATCGCTGTCGGGGAAATTGCTCGCGTGCTGAGGCCGGGAGGGTGGTTTGTCGGTTCGGTCGCGTTTCTGAAGCCGTATCACAAGTCGTACTTCCACATGACGCATATGGGCGTCATGCGTTTGCTCGACGAGGCGGGGTTGCGGACCGACAGGGTCGCCGGCGCGCAGAGCCTCGCATATACGCTGTATGGCGGGATGGTACCGCTGGGCAGTCGGCCAGTGCGCCGGGCCCTTCTTGGAGCCTTTGATCGGGCGCTTCATGGTGTGCGTGCCGGAGCGTGGACGCTGCGACGGCGGATCAGCGCCGACCAGCGAACCGACCGCTTTCGGGTTGGGCTGCCGCTGAGCTTTCGCGAGTACGACCATCTGGTGAGGGCTCCTGCGATCGTCTTCCGCGCTCAGAAGGACGTTTGA
- a CDS encoding glycosyltransferase family 4 protein, whose amino-acid sequence MLPSVLFVSYTADWTGPTNSLLHLLRHLRTMYSPVVMVPGYGQFSEVLEREGIACITQKANKWTVPALARLIHRKGFRLVYANNTHSSARIAFLAARLAGVPYVCHVRGIKWDADWRRLGYLRWADAVVAVSQSCAASIRRFVREERLHVVYNGVASAEDADRGHSDVAAMRSALGLPEDTLLLVSIAHFRPAKGQEYAIEAMSEVHTAFPHAHLCLAGRMDRDAAYTERLRALIRDRGLERNVHLLGFRSDVTSLLTAADIFVHPSLEEAHPRAVLEAMSAGLPVVAFAVDGVKETVVDGTTGRLTPVRNAHAMATALIELARDTDARSRMGTAGRDRVTRIFSDRVTAERVGQLISQLI is encoded by the coding sequence ATGCTCCCGAGCGTTCTCTTCGTCTCCTACACGGCCGACTGGACCGGGCCCACAAACAGCCTTCTGCACCTCCTGCGGCACTTGCGCACGATGTACAGCCCGGTTGTCATGGTGCCCGGCTACGGACAGTTCTCTGAGGTGCTGGAGCGGGAAGGAATTGCTTGCATAACCCAGAAGGCCAACAAGTGGACAGTGCCCGCCTTAGCGCGACTCATTCACAGAAAAGGATTCCGCTTGGTATACGCGAACAACACGCACAGCAGTGCTCGTATCGCGTTTCTCGCCGCCCGTCTCGCGGGCGTGCCCTACGTGTGCCACGTCCGCGGAATCAAGTGGGACGCTGACTGGCGTCGGTTGGGATACCTTCGGTGGGCAGATGCGGTTGTCGCTGTCTCCCAGTCATGTGCGGCATCCATAAGGCGCTTTGTTCGCGAAGAGAGGCTGCACGTGGTTTACAACGGTGTCGCATCAGCCGAAGACGCCGACCGTGGCCACAGCGACGTAGCGGCAATGAGGTCGGCGCTCGGATTGCCGGAAGACACGCTGCTGCTGGTCAGCATAGCCCATTTCCGCCCTGCCAAAGGACAGGAGTACGCTATTGAAGCTATGTCCGAGGTCCATACGGCGTTCCCCCACGCGCACTTGTGCCTGGCGGGACGCATGGATCGAGACGCAGCATATACCGAGCGATTGCGGGCACTCATCCGCGACCGCGGATTGGAGCGAAATGTCCACCTACTAGGGTTTCGCTCTGACGTGACCAGCCTCCTGACCGCTGCGGACATCTTCGTGCATCCCTCACTCGAGGAGGCCCATCCGCGCGCAGTATTGGAAGCCATGTCAGCAGGACTCCCGGTGGTCGCGTTCGCAGTGGACGGGGTCAAAGAAACGGTAGTAGATGGCACGACCGGTAGGCTGACTCCAGTACGAAACGCGCACGCCATGGCCACCGCGCTCATCGAGTTAGCCCGAGATACTGATGCGCGTTCCCGAATGGGGACGGCCGGCCGCGATCGAGTGACCAGGATCTTCTCCGATCGCGTAACGGCCGAGCGAGTTGGACAACTGATCTCTCAGCTCATTTGA
- a CDS encoding polysaccharide biosynthesis/export family protein, protein MRIVSVVLVGLGLVSFTSPAIGQTASPQMVPPPPSEQESLVVLPGDALKITVWPDEQLGGEFVVEESGYVYLPVLGQVKAGGVSVEELRARLREGYSVAMKSPVVGITPMFRVGVLGQVQRPGVYTITPTQSLFDVIALAGGFGAEANQEKVRIVRSGEVVEVNASAMLERGELGNDLMLRSGDQIVVPTASRGLSLSDARSVLFVVQTVLLLVTLANRL, encoded by the coding sequence ATGAGAATTGTTTCCGTCGTACTGGTTGGACTCGGACTCGTGTCATTCACTAGTCCCGCGATCGGCCAAACGGCTTCACCCCAAATGGTCCCGCCTCCGCCCAGCGAGCAGGAGTCGCTGGTCGTGCTCCCGGGTGACGCCCTGAAGATCACCGTGTGGCCCGATGAGCAGTTGGGAGGCGAGTTCGTCGTCGAAGAATCGGGCTATGTCTACCTCCCCGTGCTGGGACAGGTCAAAGCTGGCGGCGTCTCGGTCGAGGAGCTTCGGGCACGCCTTCGAGAAGGCTACAGTGTGGCGATGAAAAGCCCGGTGGTCGGGATTACTCCCATGTTCCGTGTAGGGGTGCTCGGCCAGGTCCAGCGTCCCGGCGTCTATACCATTACGCCGACTCAGTCTTTGTTCGACGTCATAGCGCTCGCGGGAGGGTTCGGTGCAGAGGCCAATCAGGAGAAGGTCAGGATTGTACGCAGCGGGGAGGTTGTGGAGGTCAATGCTTCCGCGATGCTGGAGCGAGGTGAACTAGGCAACGATCTAATGCTCCGCTCGGGGGACCAGATCGTTGTTCCTACCGCGTCTCGAGGGCTCAGCCTCAGCGACGCGCGGAGCGTGCTGTTCGTTGTTCAAACAGTGCTTTTGCTGGTGACTTTGGCGAACCGCCTGTAG
- a CDS encoding sulfatase, whose protein sequence is MPESLPNLVLIVLDCGRRDHFSCYGYKRETTPNIDRIASQGILFERAYAASCWTIPSHASLFTGLYPSQHRADANENYLDNAHTTLAELLSRRGYRTANITCNGFISRHTNLDKGFELSIDVGALRGSGGGWIQAGIRGIHRRVRDLTAKDRGARRATALASRWLGEQRSGLPFFLFMNYMDCHLPYRLRGRDRFRFLGATDRRRAERALQDPFAVMAGARTMSQQELIDLQALYDASLVHLDRQIGELDARLQELGLADETVFVITSDHGESFGEHRLLDHQYGLYEHLINVPLVMRLPRGERTGEVRRDFVQHVDLVPTVREWLGQSAAPTDAGSHAGRSIFGGAPRQAVMAEYLVPNVRAIRRRFPQADTSRFDVAMRCIRTDHFKLVERSDGKHELYDLDADPFERMNLAGSRADLVVRLQAQLQYQLGSLHRGDTRDRDTSTPPEVRQRLEALGYL, encoded by the coding sequence ATGCCAGAGTCTCTTCCCAACCTGGTGCTGATCGTGTTGGACTGCGGTCGGCGCGATCATTTCTCCTGCTACGGCTATAAGCGGGAAACTACGCCCAACATTGATCGGATCGCCTCCCAGGGTATTCTCTTCGAGCGAGCCTATGCTGCGTCGTGTTGGACGATCCCGTCGCATGCCTCGCTGTTCACGGGCCTCTATCCGTCGCAGCATCGCGCCGATGCGAACGAAAATTATCTCGATAACGCCCATACAACCCTTGCAGAGCTCCTGAGTCGGCGCGGCTACCGAACCGCCAACATCACTTGCAATGGCTTCATCTCTCGACACACGAATCTGGATAAGGGCTTTGAGCTCAGCATCGATGTCGGCGCGCTGCGCGGGTCAGGAGGCGGGTGGATACAGGCCGGGATTCGTGGCATCCACCGCAGGGTGCGGGACCTAACGGCGAAGGATCGGGGTGCGCGGAGAGCAACGGCCCTGGCCTCGCGCTGGCTCGGCGAGCAGAGGTCGGGACTGCCGTTCTTTCTGTTCATGAACTACATGGATTGTCATCTCCCCTATCGCCTGCGTGGCCGAGACCGTTTCAGGTTTCTCGGAGCTACCGATCGTCGTCGAGCAGAGCGAGCCCTCCAGGACCCTTTCGCGGTCATGGCTGGAGCTCGAACGATGTCGCAGCAGGAATTGATCGACCTCCAAGCCCTGTACGACGCTTCGCTGGTGCATCTCGACCGGCAGATCGGGGAGCTGGATGCGCGGCTACAGGAGCTCGGCCTCGCGGATGAGACGGTCTTCGTCATCACTTCCGATCACGGAGAGAGTTTCGGGGAGCACCGCCTGCTCGACCATCAGTACGGCCTGTACGAACACCTGATCAACGTGCCGCTTGTAATGCGCTTACCCCGAGGAGAGCGAACCGGGGAAGTCAGGAGGGACTTTGTGCAGCACGTGGACCTGGTGCCGACCGTCAGGGAATGGCTGGGTCAGTCTGCTGCGCCAACTGATGCGGGCAGCCACGCTGGCCGGTCGATCTTCGGCGGTGCCCCGCGACAGGCGGTGATGGCGGAATACCTCGTTCCCAACGTCAGAGCTATACGGCGGCGATTTCCTCAGGCCGATACGTCCCGCTTCGACGTCGCAATGCGCTGTATTCGGACCGATCACTTCAAGCTGGTCGAGCGGAGCGACGGGAAGCACGAGCTCTACGACCTCGATGCCGATCCCTTCGAACGCATGAACCTGGCTGGCTCCCGGGCCGATCTGGTGGTCAGGCTCCAAGCTCAGCTTCAGTATCAGCTCGGCTCTCTCCATCGCGGGGATACGAGGGATCGCGACACCAGCACTCCCCCCGAGGTTCGCCAGCGTCTGGAAGCTCTTGGATATCTCTGA